GCGGCCTTTGTGGTGGACGTCGAGCATCAAACGGTTGGCCTTGTCCTTGGAGTAGCCGAAGTAGCTCTGAAAAACGTAGGTCACATAGCTCATGAGATTGACGGGGTCGTTATGGACCACCGTCACCCAGGGAACGTCGGGCTCCGGCACCGACGAGGGTGCTTCACGGGATTCGGGACGTTCGATCTCCACGGGCGCGACACTCACACGTCCCATGCTGCCACCCGGCAGGGGCCGTCGCCTAAACCGGCACCCAGATCTCGTCACTCTGACGAGTACGGGAG
This genomic interval from Streptomyces asiaticus contains the following:
- the clpS gene encoding ATP-dependent Clp protease adapter ClpS; the protein is MGRVSVAPVEIERPESREAPSSVPEPDVPWVTVVHNDPVNLMSYVTYVFQSYFGYSKDKANRLMLDVHHKGRAIVSSGTREEMERDVQAMHGYGLWATLQQER